GCTTCAGGCTCCCGCTGAACAGCAGGCCCGCGAGCAGCACGGGACTGAACGTGAGCAGCGAGTAGAACGCCGTCTCCGCGGCCAGCGAGCGGAAGCCGATCGTCCCGATGGGCAAGAACCAGGCGGCCAGGAGCAACAGCAACAGGGGCGCGCCAACCACCCATGGATTGATGCGCGAGACGCGACCCGCCAGCCACGCGCCGAGCGCGGCCATCACCAGCACCGACGCGATCGTCGCAGACGCCACCACCCACGTCGATCCCCAGATCAGGGCGAACTGCGTGATCGCCTTCGTCTCGAGGATCATGAACCCCGCGCCGAGGACGAAGAACGGGACGAGCGGGCCGAGACGCACCGCACCGCCAGACCGCTGCCCTGCCAGTCGCACGGTCCCGACCACGGCCGCCACTGACACCACGAGCACGCCGAGCAGCGCCCACGCGTAGTGCGTCGGCAGGTGCGGCTCGCGCATGTACAGGAACGGCCAGTCATCGGTCGCCGGACGGATGGACGCATCCCGATCCAGCGGCACACCGGGGCTGACCACGTCGGGGTGGTTGTACGCGGCCACCTTGTCTGGCGGCGCCGGCCAGTCGGCCACCGTCTTCACGCCGGGGCCCGCGAGCATCACGCCGAGGTAGCCGTGCTCTCTGTGGATGTGGACCTTCGGTTCCTCGCCGAAGACGTTGCGCGCCGAATTGGCGAGGCGATCAACGAGCCACTTCTCGCGGAAGTAGTTGTAGACCACGAGCACGCCATCAGGCTTCAGCCGCCGTCGCGCCGCGCGGAAGGCCTCCTCGGTGAACATGAAGCTCTCGAGGCGCACAGCGGAGAACGACGACTGCAGCGTGAGCGAGTCGATCAGCGCGAACACGATCAGGTCGTACTGCTTCTCGGACGTCCGCAGGTAGTGCCGTGCATCGTCGGTGACGATGTGGACGCGTGGATCCTTGTAGGGCCCGTCGGGGTGATATTGCCTGCCGAGCCTGACGATCACCGGATCGATCTCGACGGCATCGACGCGCTGCGCGCCGTGCTGCAGCGCCGACGCGACGTCGGTGCCCGAGCCCGCGCCGAGGATCAGCACGTCCTCGAAGCGGTCGCCGAACACCTGATACGGCCACTGGTAGAAGTATTCCTTTTCGCGAACAGGGGCCATCGACTGGTGGAAGATGTTGTTCACCTCCACCACCGTCTCCTCGCCCTGCGTGTGCGCCGTGATCTTGTAGTAGGGCGACCACAGCGTGTCGCCCGACATCCTGTGCGCCACGCCCAGCGACACGGCCAGACACACCGCTCCCACTACCATCCACGCACGCGACAACTCGCGCAGGAACGGCACCGCAGCGAGGACCGCGAGACCGAACCACGCCACTGGCGGCGACTGCAGCGCGGACAACGCGCCGAACGCCACCACGCCAGCCAGGCTTCCCCCGAGATTGACGATGTAGGCGCGCAGCGGCGGGTGCGCGTTCATCTCGCGCCCGAGTCGCTGCGAGAGCACTGCGAAGAGCACCGCCACGGCGATGCACAGCAGCGGCAGGAACCACGTGCTCTCGACGGGCACCACGGTGTCGGTCGTCCCGCTCGAGAAATAGATGCTCTCGGATGTCTGCGGCACCGCGATGTCGAGTCGGCCCGCGGCCACCGCCACCACGAGCAGCACCTGCACGATCGGGAACCACTTGAACAGGTTCGCCCGCACCGGTGCGAGCAGGCAGCCGACGCCGATGCCGAGGAAGCTCGCGAGCAGGATGAAGTTCGAGAAGTACGCGAGCAGGCGGATGTACGCCGGCATCCACCGGATCAGCGCGACCTCGAGGAACAGGACCAGGAAGGAGATCAGGAAGAGGGGCCATGCGGCCCCTCGCGCGGGCTTCACCATCCGAGGATGCGCGCGAACATGAGCGGCGCGACGATCGTCGCGTCGGACTCGA
The Acidobacteriota bacterium DNA segment above includes these coding regions:
- a CDS encoding methyltransferase domain-containing protein, translated to MVKPARGAAWPLFLISFLVLFLEVALIRWMPAYIRLLAYFSNFILLASFLGIGVGCLLAPVRANLFKWFPIVQVLLVVAVAAGRLDIAVPQTSESIYFSSGTTDTVVPVESTWFLPLLCIAVAVLFAVLSQRLGREMNAHPPLRAYIVNLGGSLAGVVAFGALSALQSPPVAWFGLAVLAAVPFLRELSRAWMVVGAVCLAVSLGVAHRMSGDTLWSPYYKITAHTQGEETVVEVNNIFHQSMAPVREKEYFYQWPYQVFGDRFEDVLILGAGSGTDVASALQHGAQRVDAVEIDPVIVRLGRQYHPDGPYKDPRVHIVTDDARHYLRTSEKQYDLIVFALIDSLTLQSSFSAVRLESFMFTEEAFRAARRRLKPDGVLVVYNYFREKWLVDRLANSARNVFGEEPKVHIHREHGYLGVMLAGPGVKTVADWPAPPDKVAAYNHPDVVSPGVPLDRDASIRPATDDWPFLYMREPHLPTHYAWALLGVLVVSVAAVVGTVRLAGQRSGGAVRLGPLVPFFVLGAGFMILETKAITQFALIWGSTWVVASATIASVLVMAALGAWLAGRVSRINPWVVGAPLLLLLLAAWFLPIGTIGFRSLAAETAFYSLLTFSPVLLAGLLFSGSLKQTDNVAFAYGANLLGAMVGGVAEYLALVTGYRVLLVAIAACYLIAILLYPSGNRQRATGNR